A single window of Nocardia higoensis DNA harbors:
- a CDS encoding VOC family protein has product MSTHLACVVFDADQPRGLAGFWAELLGWTVLLDTAERVDVAAADVAGGEVGLSFRPAETAKNGKNRLHLDVCSRTARHQREQVDRALALGARHLDLGQGEVPWTVLADPEGNEFCVLEPRDQYTGTGALAAIVVDAVDPARLANFWSRAFGWPVAHRDPVLVGLRSATDLGSWLEFVRSDDASDRRGRLHLDLQIWSGCAEEITRLCSAGATPVDSGNPDAVVLTDPEANAFRVLRAAADHLGA; this is encoded by the coding sequence ATGTCCACCCATCTGGCGTGTGTCGTCTTCGACGCGGACCAGCCGCGCGGGCTGGCGGGATTCTGGGCCGAATTGCTCGGCTGGACAGTCCTGTTGGACACCGCCGAGCGCGTCGATGTGGCTGCCGCGGATGTGGCGGGCGGTGAGGTCGGGCTGAGCTTCCGGCCCGCCGAGACAGCCAAGAACGGCAAGAACCGTCTGCACCTGGATGTGTGCAGCCGCACCGCGCGTCATCAGCGCGAGCAGGTCGATCGCGCGCTGGCCCTCGGGGCACGCCACCTCGATCTGGGGCAGGGCGAGGTGCCGTGGACGGTCCTGGCCGACCCGGAGGGCAATGAGTTCTGTGTGCTCGAACCTCGCGACCAGTACACGGGCACGGGTGCGCTGGCGGCGATCGTCGTCGATGCCGTCGACCCCGCTCGACTGGCGAACTTCTGGTCGCGAGCGTTCGGCTGGCCGGTGGCACACCGCGACCCGGTTCTGGTGGGGCTGCGCTCGGCGACCGACCTCGGGTCCTGGCTGGAGTTCGTACGCAGCGACGACGCGAGCGACCGACGCGGCAGGCTGCACCTCGATCTGCAGATCTGGTCGGGGTGCGCCGAGGAGATCACCCGGCTGTGCTCGGCGGGCGCGACCCCGGTCGACAGCGGGAATCCCGACGCGGTGGTGCTCACCGACCCGGAGGCCAACGCATTCCGTGTGCTGCGAGCGGCGGCCGACCACCTCGGCGCCTGA
- a CDS encoding NTP transferase domain-containing protein, producing MTAADAIVLAGGRASRMGGVDKPGLVIGGRSMLEAALAAVADCARTVVVGPPRPNLAAHVRQAREAPAGSGPVAAIDAGLGALGDSGAALVAVLAADMPFLTAEAIDELRGRAVASDVDAVFAADSDGRPQYLVGVWRRSALRAALDRLDSVVNQPMKAIVPARTDIVELSGAALAGIADCDTDDQVRRARAIAGEPLSLAHARDALRADLTPLPIHTADLRTVRGAALAEPLAAAAALPRFDVSAMDGYAVSGDGPWRLRRDIGFAGGQRPEGLLPGEAVRIATGAHVPDGATLVLRDEFADISPDRVLHRLPDTPVREDIRRRGEDRHEGDPVAPRGTPVTAALISAAASVEVTAAPVRGPVRARVVMTGDEIRSDGPLRAGQTRDSIGPILPDLLGWCGVVTADRVHLRDTPNGFDEVLAAATDCDLLVVVGATGGGAADQLRAALARASATVVVPRLRLRPGGSTVVSELPSGTTVLGLPGNPFAAVATALALTPAIVEGRTGALPARPQRAPLCNAAAITAPVPRIVPARRDDRGGLIGDQSVRTAHLGGLIDRDGLVVVPAGAADGDLVEFVPLRW from the coding sequence ATGACCGCCGCCGACGCCATCGTCCTGGCGGGTGGTCGCGCGAGCCGGATGGGCGGGGTCGACAAGCCCGGCCTGGTGATCGGCGGGCGCTCCATGCTCGAGGCCGCGCTCGCGGCCGTCGCGGACTGCGCCAGGACAGTGGTGGTCGGCCCGCCGCGGCCGAATCTGGCGGCGCATGTCCGGCAGGCTCGGGAAGCGCCCGCGGGGTCGGGGCCGGTCGCCGCGATCGACGCCGGTCTGGGCGCGCTGGGCGATTCCGGCGCGGCGCTGGTGGCGGTGCTCGCCGCGGACATGCCCTTCCTCACCGCCGAGGCGATCGACGAATTGCGCGGGCGCGCTGTGGCATCCGATGTGGACGCGGTGTTCGCCGCGGATTCCGACGGACGGCCGCAGTATCTGGTGGGCGTGTGGCGGCGCAGCGCCCTGCGGGCCGCGCTCGACCGCCTGGATTCGGTGGTCAACCAGCCGATGAAAGCGATCGTCCCGGCGCGGACCGACATCGTCGAACTGTCCGGGGCCGCGCTGGCAGGCATCGCCGACTGCGATACCGACGACCAGGTCCGCCGGGCCAGGGCGATCGCGGGCGAGCCGCTGTCGTTGGCCCATGCCCGCGACGCGCTGCGCGCCGACCTCACTCCCCTGCCGATCCACACCGCCGACCTCCGGACCGTCCGAGGTGCGGCGCTGGCCGAACCGCTCGCGGCGGCCGCGGCGCTACCGCGGTTCGACGTCTCGGCCATGGACGGTTACGCGGTCAGCGGCGACGGACCATGGCGGTTGCGCCGCGACATCGGTTTCGCGGGCGGGCAGCGTCCGGAGGGACTGCTGCCCGGTGAAGCGGTGCGCATCGCCACCGGCGCACACGTACCCGACGGCGCCACCCTGGTGTTGCGCGACGAGTTCGCCGACATCTCCCCGGATCGCGTCCTGCACCGCCTGCCCGACACCCCGGTGCGCGAGGACATCCGCCGTCGCGGCGAGGACCGGCACGAAGGCGATCCGGTCGCCCCGCGGGGCACCCCGGTCACCGCCGCCCTGATCTCCGCGGCCGCCAGCGTCGAGGTGACCGCCGCGCCGGTGCGCGGACCCGTGCGCGCCCGCGTGGTGATGACCGGCGACGAAATCCGCAGCGACGGCCCTCTGCGCGCGGGCCAGACCCGCGACTCGATCGGCCCGATCCTGCCCGATCTGCTCGGCTGGTGCGGCGTGGTCACCGCCGACCGCGTGCACCTGCGCGACACTCCGAACGGTTTCGACGAGGTACTCGCCGCCGCGACCGACTGCGATCTCCTGGTCGTCGTCGGTGCGACGGGCGGCGGCGCGGCCGACCAATTGCGCGCAGCGCTCGCCAGAGCGTCGGCCACCGTCGTGGTGCCGCGCCTGCGACTACGACCGGGCGGCTCCACGGTCGTGTCCGAACTGCCCTCCGGGACAACGGTTCTGGGGCTTCCGGGCAATCCGTTCGCCGCGGTGGCGACCGCGCTGGCGTTGACTCCCGCCATCGTCGAGGGCCGCACCGGCGCGCTCCCGGCGCGCCCGCAGCGTGCTCCGCTGTGCAATGCGGCGGCGATCACCGCACCGGTGCCGCGCATCGTCCCGGCGCGCCGCGATGACCGAGGGGGCTTGATCGGCGATCAGTCGGTGCGCACCGCCCACCTCGGCGGGCTGATCGACCGCGACGGGCTGGTCGTCGTGCCCGCCGGCGCCGCCGACGGCGACCTCGTCGAGTTCGTTCCCCTGCGCTGGTAG
- the mtnA gene encoding S-methyl-5-thioribose-1-phosphate isomerase: protein MNDSSLIWDDGALVTIDQRGLPHEVRRMRLGTVEQVVDAIATLAIRGAPAIGIAGAFGVVIATAAHTRDGMVDVEAVHAEADRIVATRPTAVNLAWAVARVRPRIADGAEAVLAETLDMLAEDGRVNRAAATHAADLVQRLCGERRLRVLTHCNTGRLATSAFGTAIGALRVLAERGAIEDVIVDETRPLLQGARLTAWELAEAGIPHRLTIDSAAAWAMATGQVDCVLVGADRVTAAGDVANKIGTYAVALAARRHGLPFIVVAPESTRDPATATWRDIVVEERGAPEVTAFAGTPTAPAGTAVFNPAFDVTPADLITAVVTENGIVHGTVLDSAPVGGVMPAAIDGTAIAPDAPIAGEAATPAVSAASGGTPTPGTLIAATARELYSRGWMPGTAGNLSVRTGDTAVVTASGLAKGELTARDMVTVRVADAGPLPGQTRNPSAETTIHTAVYRATDAAAVVHVHSPFATALATRAAATDSPGTVRITGLELIKGLGGSDPEAVDLPVFPNWRTVPRIGEDIERWLTEHPGAPPVLCISGHGITTWGQTLSQARDRAECLEALCELVLRTDGDTTLRAEPRSAPPGTAPESTPRTQDQPLPAGR from the coding sequence ATGAACGACAGTTCCCTGATCTGGGACGACGGTGCCTTGGTCACCATCGACCAGCGCGGACTGCCGCACGAGGTGCGCCGGATGCGACTCGGCACGGTCGAGCAGGTCGTCGACGCCATCGCGACTCTCGCGATCCGCGGCGCCCCCGCCATCGGTATCGCGGGCGCCTTCGGCGTCGTCATCGCGACGGCCGCGCACACCCGTGACGGCATGGTGGATGTCGAGGCGGTACACGCCGAGGCCGACCGGATCGTGGCCACCCGGCCCACCGCCGTGAATCTGGCCTGGGCGGTGGCGCGAGTGCGGCCCCGCATCGCCGACGGCGCCGAGGCGGTGCTCGCCGAAACCCTCGACATGCTCGCCGAGGACGGCCGCGTCAACCGGGCGGCGGCCACCCACGCCGCCGACCTCGTCCAGCGGCTGTGCGGAGAGCGCAGGTTGCGGGTGCTCACGCACTGCAATACCGGCAGGCTCGCGACCAGCGCGTTCGGCACCGCCATCGGCGCGTTGCGGGTGCTGGCCGAGCGCGGCGCGATCGAGGACGTGATCGTCGACGAGACCCGCCCGCTGCTGCAGGGCGCCCGGCTGACCGCCTGGGAACTGGCCGAAGCCGGTATCCCGCATCGGCTCACCATCGACTCCGCCGCTGCCTGGGCGATGGCCACCGGCCAGGTCGACTGCGTGCTCGTCGGCGCCGACCGGGTGACCGCGGCGGGCGATGTCGCCAACAAGATCGGCACCTACGCCGTCGCGCTGGCCGCGCGCCGGCACGGCCTGCCGTTCATCGTGGTCGCCCCTGAATCCACTCGCGACCCGGCGACCGCGACCTGGCGCGACATCGTCGTGGAGGAACGCGGCGCGCCGGAGGTCACCGCCTTCGCGGGCACGCCGACCGCGCCCGCGGGTACCGCCGTGTTCAACCCGGCCTTCGATGTCACGCCCGCCGATCTGATCACCGCCGTGGTCACCGAGAACGGCATCGTGCACGGGACCGTCCTCGACAGCGCGCCTGTCGGCGGGGTGATGCCCGCCGCGATCGACGGCACGGCGATCGCGCCCGACGCGCCGATCGCCGGCGAGGCGGCCACTCCCGCGGTGAGCGCGGCCTCCGGAGGCACCCCGACGCCGGGCACGCTCATCGCCGCCACGGCGCGTGAGCTCTACTCGCGCGGCTGGATGCCTGGTACCGCGGGCAACCTCTCGGTGCGCACCGGCGACACCGCCGTGGTCACCGCGAGCGGCCTGGCCAAGGGCGAGCTCACCGCGCGGGACATGGTCACCGTGCGGGTCGCCGACGCGGGCCCGCTGCCCGGCCAGACCCGCAACCCCTCCGCGGAGACCACGATTCACACCGCCGTCTACCGCGCGACCGACGCCGCCGCCGTGGTGCATGTGCACTCGCCGTTCGCCACCGCCCTGGCCACACGCGCCGCAGCCACCGATTCGCCGGGTACCGTCCGGATCACCGGCCTCGAATTGATCAAGGGCCTCGGCGGCTCCGATCCCGAGGCCGTGGACCTGCCGGTGTTCCCGAACTGGCGCACCGTCCCGCGCATCGGCGAGGACATCGAACGCTGGCTCACCGAGCACCCCGGCGCACCACCGGTCCTGTGTATCTCCGGGCACGGAATCACCACCTGGGGGCAGACGCTCTCGCAGGCGCGCGACCGCGCCGAGTGCCTGGAAGCCCTGTGCGAACTGGTACTGCGCACCGACGGTGACACCACGCTCCGCGCCGAACCCCGCTCGGCACCGCCGGGCACGGCACCGGAATCGACGCCGCGCACGCAGGACCAGCCGCTCCCCGCCGGCCGATAG
- a CDS encoding 1,2-dihydroxy-3-keto-5-methylthiopentene dioxygenase: MTLLQVMAADDASRVRLRTTDDAVISAELAAHGITFGRWPAHDDAATLSSEDLLARYADHVGELNADGRYRHIDIARIHPDDADPSWPETAKGARAKFLDEHRHAEDEVRYFASGRGCFYLHLGEEVLAVVCEAGDLLSVPAGTLHWFDMGERPDFIAVRFFEEADGWIGDFTGDRISSGFPTLDELLTAS; encoded by the coding sequence ATGACTCTGCTCCAGGTGATGGCCGCCGACGACGCGAGCCGGGTGCGGCTGCGCACGACCGACGACGCCGTGATCTCCGCCGAACTGGCCGCGCACGGCATCACGTTCGGCCGCTGGCCCGCGCACGACGACGCCGCGACCCTGTCGTCGGAGGACCTGCTCGCCCGCTACGCCGACCACGTCGGCGAACTCAACGCCGACGGCCGCTACCGCCATATCGACATCGCCCGCATCCATCCGGACGATGCCGACCCGTCCTGGCCCGAGACCGCGAAGGGCGCGCGCGCCAAGTTCCTCGACGAGCACCGCCACGCCGAGGACGAGGTGCGCTACTTCGCGTCCGGGCGCGGCTGCTTCTACCTGCACCTGGGCGAGGAGGTGCTGGCCGTGGTCTGCGAGGCGGGCGACCTGCTGTCGGTGCCCGCGGGGACCCTGCACTGGTTCGACATGGGCGAGCGTCCCGACTTCATCGCCGTGCGGTTCTTCGAGGAGGCCGACGGTTGGATCGGTGATTTCACCGGTGACCGGATCAGCTCCGGCTTCCCCACCCTCGACGAACTGCTGACCGCGTCGTGA
- the mtnC gene encoding acireductone synthase codes for MTGPSVVVLDIEGTTSPTSSVREDLYGYTRTRLPGWLAEHADSAAAPILAQTRELAGRPEAGTDEVAEILRDWLGSDVKAEPLKSAQGLICHEGFVTGALHGEFFPEVPAILRYWHAAGLRLAVYSSGSVRNQRDWFAYARGGELGSLIDEHFDLSSAGAKRDASSYQRIAAALGVAAEQILFLSDHPDELDAAVAAGWSAIGVHRPGEPHRPRPPHRWIASFTELDEFP; via the coding sequence GTGACCGGTCCGTCGGTGGTCGTCCTCGATATCGAGGGCACCACGAGCCCCACCAGCTCGGTCCGGGAGGATCTCTACGGCTACACCCGTACGCGACTGCCCGGCTGGCTGGCCGAGCACGCCGACTCCGCGGCGGCCCCGATTCTGGCGCAGACCAGGGAACTGGCCGGGCGGCCCGAGGCGGGCACCGACGAGGTGGCCGAGATCCTGCGGGACTGGCTGGGCAGCGACGTGAAGGCCGAGCCGTTGAAGTCCGCCCAGGGCCTGATCTGCCACGAGGGCTTCGTCACCGGCGCGCTGCACGGCGAGTTCTTTCCCGAGGTACCCGCGATCCTGCGGTACTGGCACGCGGCGGGCCTGCGGCTGGCGGTGTATTCCTCGGGTTCGGTGCGCAACCAACGGGATTGGTTCGCCTACGCGCGCGGCGGTGAACTCGGATCGCTGATCGACGAGCACTTCGACCTGTCCAGCGCGGGCGCCAAGCGTGACGCTTCTTCGTATCAGCGCATCGCGGCGGCTCTCGGCGTCGCGGCGGAACAGATCCTGTTCCTGTCCGATCATCCCGACGAACTGGACGCGGCGGTGGCGGCCGGCTGGTCGGCGATCGGGGTGCATCGGCCGGGCGAGCCGCACCGGCCGCGCCCGCCGCACCGATGGATCGCCTCGTTCACCGAGCTGGACGAATTCCCCTGA
- a CDS encoding nitrate reductase subunit alpha, protein MVLSRTSDSASADPAGPRSADPADALLALGKYFQRGEISADQRSLHKVGGRSADEFYRDRWAHDKVVRSTHGVNCTGSCSWKIYVKDGVITWESQQTDYPSVGADKPEYEPRGCPRGASFSWYTYSPARVRYPYVRGTLLEFYREAKARLKDPVLAWADVVEDPVKSKAYKAARGKGGFVRAEWWEAAEIAAAAHVHTIKTYGPDRVAGFSPIPAMSMVSHAVGARFISLLGGSMLSFYDWYADLPVASPQVFGDQTDVPESADWFDAGYLIMWGSNVPVTRTPDAHYMTEARYRGQKVVVVSPDYADNTKFADEWVPARPGTDAALAMSMGHVVLREFFVERQTPRFLDYVKRYTDLPYLVCVDDPRGWDAEGVYHHDGATAGKFLTAADLGRDDQNAAHKPVLLDAAGEPVVPNGALGHRFNESDAGKWNLDLEGVDPLLTLYGRADAEPIAVRMPRYDGDQPGVVLRGVPTVTVAGRRVTTVFDLLLAQYGVGRDGLPGEWASGYDDASSPYTPAWQETITGVPAVQAERIAREFADNAERSGGRSMILMGAGTNHWFHSDQIYRAFFTLTLLTGCQGVNGGGWAHYVGQEKCRPVTGWATLAFGLDWQRPPRQMQGTVFWYLTNDQWRYDPFTADAFASPLGKGAFAGRTAADNIALASRLGWMPSYPTFDRNPLDLADEAEAAGVSAADHVVSQLKSEQLRFACEDPDAPENFPRCLTVWRANLLGSSGKGNEYFHRHLLGADSNLQTTDDTGVRPQELVWRDEAPTGKLDLLLSLDFRMTSTTLFSDIVLPAATWYEKHDLSSTDMHPFVHAFSPAISPPWEAKTDFDAFHRIARGFSWMAEKHLGVRKDIVAVPLQHDSPDALAQAGGRVLDWKAGECEPIPGKTMPKLVVVERDYPKVAEKMAALGPLVETLGLTTKGVTTLPDAEVEYLAGKNGKVVSGIAQGRPSLAKDTHAAEAILALSGTTNGRLAVEGFHALERRTGTELADLALEAEGKRITFADTQARPVPVITSPEWSGSETGGRRYSPFTINTERLKPWHTLTGRQHFYLDHDWMIELGEQLPIFRPPLDMTALFREPGVGDVTERGVTVRYLTPHSKWSIHSAYQDNLHMLTLSRGGQSIWMSDKDAAKIGVADNDWIEAVNRNGVVVARAIVSHRMPEGTVFMYHAQDRAVDVPRIEGTDPSGFDWPKPGLQPGEQPGKGKRGGIHNALTRIMIKPSHLVGGYAQQSFALNYHGPTGNQRDEVTTIRRRSQEVEY, encoded by the coding sequence GTGGTTCTTTCGCGCACTTCAGATTCGGCTTCCGCCGACCCGGCGGGACCGCGATCCGCGGACCCCGCAGACGCCCTGCTAGCGCTGGGCAAGTACTTCCAGCGCGGCGAGATCTCCGCCGATCAGCGGTCGCTGCACAAGGTCGGCGGCCGCAGTGCCGACGAGTTCTACCGCGACCGCTGGGCGCACGACAAGGTGGTGCGCTCGACTCACGGCGTGAACTGCACCGGCTCGTGCTCGTGGAAGATCTACGTCAAGGACGGCGTGATCACCTGGGAATCCCAGCAGACCGACTATCCCTCGGTCGGCGCGGACAAGCCGGAATACGAACCCCGCGGCTGCCCACGCGGCGCCTCGTTCTCCTGGTACACCTATTCCCCTGCCCGCGTGCGCTATCCGTATGTGCGCGGGACGCTGCTCGAGTTCTACCGCGAGGCCAAGGCGCGGCTGAAGGATCCGGTGCTGGCCTGGGCCGATGTGGTCGAGGATCCGGTGAAGTCGAAGGCGTACAAGGCCGCGCGCGGCAAGGGCGGTTTCGTACGCGCCGAATGGTGGGAAGCCGCCGAGATCGCCGCCGCCGCGCACGTGCACACCATCAAGACCTACGGCCCGGACCGGGTGGCGGGCTTCTCCCCCATCCCCGCCATGTCGATGGTCAGTCACGCCGTGGGCGCGCGGTTCATCTCGCTGCTCGGCGGCTCGATGCTGTCGTTCTACGACTGGTACGCCGACCTTCCGGTCGCCTCGCCGCAGGTGTTCGGCGACCAAACCGACGTCCCGGAATCGGCGGACTGGTTCGACGCCGGTTACCTGATCATGTGGGGCTCCAATGTCCCGGTCACCCGCACTCCCGACGCGCACTACATGACCGAGGCGCGCTACCGCGGCCAGAAGGTGGTCGTGGTCTCCCCCGACTACGCCGACAACACCAAATTCGCCGACGAGTGGGTGCCCGCGCGACCGGGAACCGATGCGGCGCTGGCCATGTCGATGGGCCACGTGGTGCTCAGGGAGTTCTTCGTCGAGCGGCAGACGCCCCGCTTCCTGGACTATGTCAAGCGCTACACCGACCTGCCGTACCTGGTGTGTGTGGACGACCCGAGGGGCTGGGACGCCGAGGGCGTCTACCACCACGACGGCGCGACCGCGGGCAAGTTCCTCACCGCCGCCGATCTGGGTCGCGACGACCAGAACGCCGCGCACAAGCCGGTGTTGCTCGACGCCGCGGGCGAGCCGGTCGTGCCCAACGGCGCGCTGGGCCATCGGTTCAACGAGTCCGACGCGGGCAAATGGAATCTCGATCTCGAGGGCGTCGACCCGCTGCTGACCCTCTACGGGCGCGCGGACGCCGAGCCGATCGCGGTGCGCATGCCGCGCTACGACGGCGACCAGCCGGGCGTGGTGCTGCGCGGCGTCCCGACCGTCACTGTCGCGGGCAGGCGGGTCACCACGGTGTTCGATCTGCTGCTCGCCCAGTACGGCGTCGGCCGCGACGGACTGCCCGGCGAGTGGGCGAGCGGCTACGACGACGCCTCCTCGCCCTACACCCCCGCCTGGCAGGAGACCATCACCGGCGTCCCGGCCGTGCAGGCCGAGCGGATCGCGCGCGAATTCGCCGACAACGCCGAGCGTTCCGGCGGCCGCTCGATGATTCTGATGGGCGCGGGCACCAACCACTGGTTCCACTCCGATCAGATCTATCGGGCCTTCTTCACCCTCACCCTGCTCACCGGCTGCCAGGGCGTGAACGGCGGCGGCTGGGCCCACTACGTCGGCCAGGAGAAATGCCGTCCGGTGACCGGCTGGGCCACCCTCGCGTTCGGCCTGGACTGGCAGCGTCCGCCGCGCCAGATGCAGGGCACGGTGTTCTGGTACCTGACCAACGACCAGTGGCGCTACGACCCGTTCACCGCCGACGCGTTCGCCTCCCCGCTGGGCAAGGGCGCGTTCGCCGGGCGCACCGCCGCCGACAATATCGCGCTGGCCAGCAGGCTCGGCTGGATGCCCAGCTACCCGACCTTCGACCGCAATCCGCTGGACCTCGCCGACGAAGCCGAGGCCGCGGGGGTGAGCGCCGCCGATCACGTGGTGTCCCAGCTGAAATCCGAGCAGCTGCGTTTCGCCTGCGAGGACCCCGACGCCCCGGAGAACTTCCCGCGCTGCCTGACGGTGTGGCGAGCCAACCTGCTCGGCTCTTCGGGCAAGGGCAACGAGTACTTCCACCGGCATCTGCTCGGCGCGGACTCCAATCTGCAGACCACTGACGACACCGGCGTGCGCCCGCAGGAACTGGTATGGCGCGACGAGGCCCCCACCGGCAAGCTCGACCTGCTGCTGAGCCTGGACTTCCGGATGACCAGCACCACCTTGTTCTCCGACATCGTGCTGCCCGCGGCCACCTGGTACGAGAAGCACGATCTGTCCTCGACCGATATGCACCCGTTCGTGCACGCCTTCTCCCCCGCCATCTCCCCGCCGTGGGAGGCCAAGACCGATTTCGACGCCTTCCACCGCATCGCGCGGGGCTTCTCCTGGATGGCCGAGAAGCACCTGGGCGTGCGCAAGGACATCGTCGCGGTGCCACTGCAGCACGATTCGCCGGACGCGCTGGCCCAGGCAGGCGGCCGGGTACTGGACTGGAAAGCCGGCGAATGCGAGCCGATTCCGGGCAAGACCATGCCGAAGCTGGTGGTCGTCGAACGCGACTACCCGAAGGTCGCCGAGAAGATGGCCGCCCTCGGTCCGCTGGTGGAGACGCTCGGCCTGACCACCAAGGGCGTCACCACGCTGCCCGACGCCGAGGTCGAATACCTGGCGGGCAAGAACGGCAAGGTCGTCTCCGGCATCGCCCAGGGCAGGCCGTCGCTGGCCAAGGACACCCATGCCGCCGAGGCGATCCTGGCGCTGTCGGGCACCACCAACGGCAGGCTCGCGGTCGAGGGCTTCCACGCCCTCGAGCGCCGCACCGGTACCGAACTGGCCGATCTCGCGCTGGAAGCCGAGGGCAAGCGGATCACCTTCGCCGATACCCAGGCCCGGCCCGTCCCGGTCATCACCTCGCCGGAGTGGTCGGGCAGTGAGACCGGCGGACGCAGGTACTCGCCGTTCACCATCAACACCGAACGGCTCAAGCCCTGGCACACCCTCACCGGCCGCCAGCACTTCTACCTCGACCACGACTGGATGATCGAACTCGGCGAGCAGTTGCCGATCTTCCGTCCGCCGCTGGACATGACCGCGCTGTTCCGTGAACCGGGCGTCGGCGATGTGACCGAGCGCGGCGTGACCGTGCGCTATCTGACCCCGCACTCCAAGTGGTCCATCCACTCCGCCTACCAGGACAACCTGCACATGCTGACGCTCTCGCGCGGCGGTCAGTCGATCTGGATGTCGGACAAGGACGCCGCCAAGATCGGGGTGGCCGACAACGACTGGATCGAGGCGGTCAACCGCAACGGCGTCGTGGTCGCGCGCGCCATCGTCTCGCACCGTATGCCCGAGGGCACCGTGTTCATGTACCACGCCCAGGACCGCGCGGTGGACGTGCCGCGCATCGAAGGCACCGACCCGAGCGGCTTCGACTGGCCCAAGCCGGGCCTGCAACCCGGCGAGCAACCCGGTAAGGGCAAGCGCGGCGGCATCCACAACGCGCTGACCCGGATCATGATCAAGCCCTCCCATCTCGTCGGCGGCTACGCCCAGCAGTCCTTCGCGCTGAACTACCACGGCCCCACCGGCAATCAGCGCGACGAGGTCACCACCATCCGCCGCCGGTCCCAGGAAGTGGAGTACTGA
- the narJ gene encoding nitrate reductase molybdenum cofactor assembly chaperone — protein sequence MSLLKLRRRPEPVVRMSERDRRLVWRLAALVLDYPGQPLLAMLDQLSGAAAELPDEVRRPLEPLLAHLRSTPPLTLAADYVATFDLRKRASMHLTFYAYGDTRKRGMALLRFKHAYRHAGVELGDEELPDHLPVLLEFAATVDPIGGERLLGEHLPVIELLRLSLADNGSPYAGALAAVVATLPPLTTADRRRIAELAAEGPPEEEVGLDPFALDPSLFTDSEGRR from the coding sequence ATGAGTCTGTTGAAATTGCGCCGCAGGCCCGAGCCGGTGGTGCGCATGTCCGAGCGCGACCGTCGCCTGGTGTGGCGGCTGGCGGCGCTGGTCCTGGACTACCCGGGACAGCCGCTGCTGGCCATGCTCGACCAATTGTCCGGCGCGGCCGCGGAGTTGCCCGACGAGGTGCGCCGCCCGCTCGAGCCGCTGCTCGCGCACCTGCGGAGCACCCCGCCGCTGACGCTCGCCGCCGACTACGTGGCGACGTTCGACCTGCGCAAGCGGGCCAGCATGCACCTGACCTTCTACGCCTACGGCGACACCCGCAAACGCGGTATGGCACTGCTGCGTTTCAAGCACGCCTACCGGCACGCGGGCGTGGAACTCGGCGACGAGGAACTGCCCGACCACCTGCCGGTGCTGCTGGAGTTCGCCGCCACCGTCGATCCGATCGGCGGCGAACGCCTGCTCGGCGAGCACCTGCCGGTGATCGAGCTGCTGCGGCTGTCGCTGGCCGACAACGGTTCGCCCTACGCGGGCGCGCTCGCCGCCGTGGTCGCCACCCTGCCGCCGCTGACCACGGCCGACCGGCGCCGCATCGCCGAACTCGCCGCCGAGGGCCCGCCGGAGGAAGAGGTCGGTCTCGACCCGTTCGCCTTGGACCCCTCGCTGTTCACCGACTCGGAAGGGCGCCGATGA
- the narI gene encoding respiratory nitrate reductase subunit gamma — protein MNASLNLPAELWMILPYIAFTSFVLGHVWRYRNDQFGWTTRSSQVYESRLLRLGSPLFHFGMLGVFGGHVLGVLIPESWTHAVGISEHAYHLIAVGAGSVAGLAVLAGVAILLYRRVTVPAVRKATTANDKVMYALLAAALVTGLLNTWGSNLLWGTYNYRETVSPWFRSLFTLAPQPELMVGTPWTFQLHGLVVLVLVALWPYTRLVHMFSAPLGYLTRPYIVYRAKETNAADTRRYARAWDSPVTPERWR, from the coding sequence ATGAACGCCAGCTTGAACCTGCCCGCCGAACTGTGGATGATCCTGCCCTACATCGCCTTCACCTCGTTCGTGCTCGGCCACGTCTGGCGCTACCGCAACGACCAGTTCGGCTGGACCACCCGCTCCTCGCAGGTCTACGAGAGCCGGCTGCTGCGCCTGGGCAGCCCGCTGTTCCATTTCGGCATGCTCGGCGTGTTCGGCGGGCACGTGCTGGGCGTGCTGATCCCCGAATCGTGGACCCACGCGGTCGGCATCTCCGAGCACGCCTACCACCTGATCGCTGTCGGCGCGGGCTCGGTCGCGGGCCTCGCTGTGCTGGCGGGCGTCGCGATTCTGCTCTACCGCAGGGTCACCGTGCCCGCGGTGCGCAAGGCCACCACCGCCAACGACAAGGTGATGTACGCCTTGCTCGCCGCCGCGCTGGTGACCGGACTGCTCAACACCTGGGGCAGCAATCTGCTGTGGGGCACCTACAACTACCGCGAGACCGTCTCCCCCTGGTTCCGCAGCCTGTTCACCCTCGCCCCGCAGCCCGAACTGATGGTCGGCACGCCGTGGACCTTCCAGTTGCACGGCCTCGTCGTCCTCGTCCTGGTCGCCCTGTGGCCCTACACCCGCCTGGTCCACATGTTCAGCGCCCCGCTCGGCTACCTGACCCGCCCCTACATCGTCTACCGCGCCAAGGAGACCAACGCCGCCGACACCCGCCGCTACGCGCGGGCGTGGGATTCTCCGGTGACCCCGGAACGCTGGCGCTGA